The Phormidium yuhuli AB48 DNA window CTCCCAGTTGCCCCAGTTGCCCCTCCCGTCATCAGATAGGAACCCAGAGCCAGGAAAAGCACGTTAAAATCTCAAAACAGCGTTGCATTGTTGAGGTTGACTGTGAACGATAAAGACCCAGATTTCCGTCAAACCGGCGATTCCCAGACCCGCATCTTGCCTCAAACCCTATGCCAAACCCTGTTCATCCTCGCCAGTTTACTGATTCTGCTGGCCGGCCCCCTCTATGCCGTACCAAGCCAGTCCCCGGCTCAGGCCGCTCCCATCCAAGAACAAACAGAAGCCCCCGGACAGGTGATTTACCAAACCCGTCATCGCCTCAAGGACAGTTTAGGGAACTCCTGGCAGGTCATTTTCTACAAACGAGTTGCAGAGTCTGACGAAACCCGTAATCTTAATCTACGTCTAGCTGGATTCCCCGGCGCAGTGGAGTTTCAACATCCCCAACCCCTAATCCTCACCCCCTCACGAGGGGACAAGTTAGAAGCCGCCGATGACTTTGCCGAGGAGGCCCCGGCCCCCAATATCGGCGAATATGATATGGGGGCGATCGCCAATCGTTTGCCCTCTCGCGGTTCCCTAGAATTAACCCTCCCCCTCAAAGAACGGCCAGCCAGCTTACAAATTCCTCTCCCTGTCATCCTGGAATGGCAGGACATCGTCAAAAAATAGTAATCTACTAGGCAGTAGGGGGAAGAAGGCAAAAGGCATAACCCACCCCTTGCCTCTTGCCTCTTGCCTCTTGCCTCTTGCCTCTTGCCCCTATTCCCCACCATGCTCAACCCCAAACTCGATCGCCTCTATCACGAAATCAAAGGGGTTATCCTCGCCAAACAACATCCCGTCAGTGGCCTACTTCCTGCCAGTACGGCCATTACCGAACATGGGGACTATACCGATGCCTGGGTGCGGGATAATGTCTACAGCATCCTCGCCGTCTGGGGATTGGCTCTGGCCTACCGCAAAATTGATACAGAACAGGGACGAGCCTACGAACTTGAACAGAGTGTGGTCAAGTTGATGCGCGGTTTGCTGCGCTCAATGATGAACCAGGCCCACAAAGTCGAACGGTTCAAACATACCCAAGACCCCCTCGATGCCCTTCATGCCAAGTATGATACGGCCAGCGGCGATCCGGTTGTGGCCGACCATGAATGGGGCCATTTACAGATTGATGCGACCTCGGTGTTTCTGTTGATGCTGTCTCAGATGACCGCATCGGGGTTGCAAATTGTCTTTAATCTCGATGAGGTTAACTTTGTCCAAAACCTCGTCTATTACATTGGCCGCACCTACCGCACCCCGGATTATGGCATTTGGGAACGGGGCAATAAAATTAATCATGGTAAGCCGGAACTCAACGCCAGTTCCGTGGGGATGGCTAAGGCGGCCCTAGAGGCCATGCAGGGAGTTAACCTATTTGGCACTCGTGGCGACCAAGCCTCCGTGATTCATGTGGTCCCTGATGATATTGCCCGGGCCCGCATTACCTTAGAGGCCCTACTCCCTCGGGAATCCAACTCCAAGGAAGTGGATGCGGCTTTGTTGAGTGTGATTGGCTTCCCCGCCTTTGGGGTGGAGGATAGTCAGTTGCGCGATCGCACTCACCGTAAAATTGTCGATAAGCTGCAAGGGAACTATGGCTGCAAACGCTTCTTGCGGGACGGTCACCAGACGGCGATTGAGGATAGTAACCGACTCCACTATGAACCCCAAGAACTTCAGCAGTTCGAGAACATTGAATGTGAATGGCCCCTCTTCTTTTGCTATTTATATCTCAATCATCTTTTCATGGGCAATCTAGATAAAGCCCGTGAGTATGGCAAGAAAATTGAAAAGATTTTAGTCGAAAAAAATGGCTGGGAACTCCTTCCCGAACTCTACTATGTTCCCGAACACTTAATCGAAGCGGAACGAGAAACCCCCCATACTCAAGCCCGCTTGCCGAATGAGAACATCCCCCTAGTTTGGGCTCAAAGTCTCTATTGGCTAGGAGAAATCATAGAAGCAGGACTGATTGACTTAGGGGATATCGACCCCCTGGGACGGCATTTACATCGGCGTAAACCCCATCCGTCGGTCGTTCAAGTGGCGCTCCTAGCAGAAGATAGCGCCTTACAAGATGAACTCGCGGGTTATGGCATCGCCACAGAAACCCTAGCAGAGATTGAACCGATTAAGCTCAGTGATGCTCAAGAACTCGCCGGTATTTACTACCAGGTTGGGCGCAATGAAAAGTTAAATCTAACCGGCCGACCCAAACGGCTCGTCCGCAGTTTGACCACGGCACAAGTATTTCGGATTCGGGGTGAGCGAGTCATGTTTCTGCCCTCATTTGTGAATCCCCAACAGTTTTATATCACCCTGGATTACCACTTTCTCATTGCCCAAATTGAAAGTGAAATTTCCTATATTTCTCGCCATTGGTATAACTTAGGTCGGCCCACCCTCATCCTGATGTTGACCCGTAAACTGGTGGAAACCGGTCAAGAACCTCTCCTAGAACTGATGTTGCAATTGCGGGACGGGGACTGTAAAGGCACTCCCGTTCGCTTGGGGTCTCTCAATCAGTTACTCTTAACCGCTGGGAGTGAACGCATTGATGATTTAGAGGAGTTTGAAGTCTCCCAACCCTCGCAAACGGAAGCGGAAGTCTCCAGTGCTTATCTCCTCTATAACCCAACCCAGAGTCAGCCCCTAACCCCCACCCAAGAGTTTAGCCTCGAATGTGAACGGGAGAGTGACGTATTGCTCGAACGGTTGCGAGAGTCTCAGAATATCTACGAACAGGTGGAAATTCTGCATACCCTAGTCGGTTTGGAAGGTTTAGAGTTCGATACTGGCTTCGGGGGTGAGCGCCCAGTAACCGTGGCGGATTTACTCGAAGAACTCTACAACAAAGCCAGTCATTATGATGCTCGTAACACCGGTACCGTTCATTGGTCTGTAGTACGCTATGCGGCGGGGTTATTGGGCAAAGCCAGCCTCGGCTTGACAGAAGCAGTCACCGATGTTGTGGTGCGTCAGAAACAGTTGGCTATCGGCAAATCCTATAGTGAAGAGTCGATTATTACCAGTCCTCTGCCTCACAACGAGTTGATGGAGAAGATTGATCGCTTCTGTCATGAAGATGTGCGCGATCGCGTCCTCACCCAAGAAATTGCCATCTATCTCGGCTTGATGATTCAAGCTGAACCGAGTCTCTTTGATGGCCTACTCACCCTGCGCGTCGGGTATCTAATTTTGCTGTTAACCACTGAGATTGTCAGTGAATTTGGCATGACCCAGGATGAAGCCTATAACAAACTGATGCAGTTGAGTCCCTTTGAGATTCAAACCCGTCTGCGGGGGGCGATCGCCGGCTACACGGGTTTTAACCGCCGTCTACAAGAGCAGGAATCCCTACATATCAAATCCAGCAGCCCCACAATTGATTGGCGGGTCTTACCGGAGGATATGACCGAGGAAACTCCCCCAGACGACTGGTTACGACAACGTCAGCGGGATGGGGCCGCCGGCCGGGTTCCTAAACAGTTTTATCCCCGAGTTTGGCAAATCCTCAACCATTGCAAGGGTCTGGTAATTGGGGACAAACTCGAAAGCCGCAACCGCATTGAGAGTGAGTATATTCTGGCGGAGATGACCCCCGGCGAGAAAAACTTTGCCCTGCGGGTGGAACGGTTATTGAATAAAATTCCTGCCCCCCAATATCGCCATCTCACCATCGAGGCCCTGATGGAGTTACAGGCCCTGTTCGCCCGCAACCCGGAATTAGAAATCGACGACTATATTGTCTTGGATGTACTGATTGGCCATGCGGTGCGCCTATCCTGGCAACAGCGGTATCCCGAACGCATCGACCGGTACGACGAAGACCGCGCCGCCGCCTGGAGTAACTTCTATGAAGCCTCCCCCTCCATTTGTGCCCAGTTTATTGCCCAGGCCTTTGAGTTCCTCAGTCACGAAGGCTCGAAAGCGGAACTTGAGGAGGTTGGGCAGAAATAGCTAATCGGGTAACCACAGAGTCACAGAGGACACGGAGGGGGAGGAGGGGGACGATTTCGGGGTGCTCAGAGGGGGCTGTCTTGGGGGCTGTCGATAATGGTTTCCAGGTGCTGTAGGAGGTCTTCAGTTTGTTCGAGCATGGACATATGGCCGCAGCCGTCGAGTTCGATGACATTACCTCCACAACAGCGTTTGAAGAGACTATGGAAACTCGCTAGATGATGGACATATTTGGGTTCCATAATCTTGTCTTTGGCCCCGGCGATGAAATAGACCGGCTGCTGGAGTTGGGAGACAATATGGGGCAGGCGATGGACTTCTTCCTCTGTGGTGGAGTCCAGGAGGGCCCCTAAGGCGGCTTCGGGATTGGCGACGACCCAGTCAATGACTCGTTGCTGTCCCCACAGAAAGGGAAGGGGTTTCGCGACGGCGGCCCGGGTAAAGAGCCAACACATGAGAGACACTTGGCTAAACCAACGCAAGCGCCATTGAACAATCCGCCGGCCCACTGCTCGGAAACGTTCAAACTCCTCTTTGAGATAAATTCCTCCTCCGGCGTTGACACAAATGACCCCTTTTATGCGTTGGGGGAATAAATGGGCCGTCCATAGGGCTAAGGTTCCGCCGAGGGAATGGCCCACGAGCCAGACATCCTTGAGGTTGAGCTGTTCGAGGAGGTGATTGAGGTCTTTGGCATAGTCAGCCGGACTGTAGCCGAGGTTACTGGGGGAGTCTGGAGGGAGTTGGGAGTCTCCAAAGCCGCGCAAGTCATAACTTAAGCATTGGTGCGATCGCGATAGGCGATCGATGGCAGGCTGCCAATAGTGACGACTGAGCAGCCAACCGTGGATAAAGACTAAAACAGAACCGTTCGGGACGGGGTCACTTAACTCGTAAACGTGTTCAACCCCGAGGATATTAATGGTTGCCATAGCTACCATCATAACGCCCAGGGGAGCAGATTAGTTGCCCTGGCGCATCTGTTCCATATAGGAGCGGGGAGTCATCTCCCGAGCTAAGCTCCAAACGGGCTCTTGTAGACCCGAGGGAAGATAGGACATGACCAGACCAAAGATGGCTTTACGATTACTGGGATTCTGCTGTCGGTAGGTTTGCAAGAGTTTCCGTCCTGGCTGAGGCTGATGGCCCTCGATATAGCGCAGGCCCAACAGAAGCCGCGTATCTTGGAGGCGTTGCTGGCGGTTGGCTTCGAGGGTTGGGGAGTCCTGAAAGTTGAAGTACTCTAGGTATTTGAGTTTGTCTTCGAGGTAGCGGATATCTCGTTGGATACTTTGCTGTTCGGCGTGAACTCGATACTCCATCAGCCGTTGATCGAGGTAATAGCCGACCTTTCCGGCTAAGGCTAAACGCACCAATAAGTCGTTATCCTCACAGTTTTGTAAGTCTGGGCGCATAAAGCCGACCGTCTCTAAGGCGGCTTTGCGGAAGAGGGTGCAGCCAACTTGTAAACTCTGGCGGATAAAGACGACCTCTAAGAGATTGTCAATCACACCCGTTTCTAGAGATTCTCGTCCCCAATAGCGGGAGTTTTGCTCGCTGGCGTCGAGATCCCGCTGATTGGTCTGATTGATGAGCCAATGGTCACAACTGACAAAGTCCACCTGGGGATACGCGTCTAAGACGGCCACCATCTGGGTGAGGAAGTCTGGGGTGAGGCGATCGTCGTCATCAAATTTGATGAAGTAGTCCCCCTCGGCGGCGTCAAATCCCGATCGCATATTGTTGCTTTTACCGATGTTTTGAGGATGACGCAGATAGCGAATCCGGGTATCCTGGGCTTCATAGTCCCTCATTCGCTCTGGAGTCTCATCCTGGGAGCCGTCATCACAGACAATCAGTTGCCAATCTTGCAAGGACTGGTTGACCACACTGTCAACGGCGAAGGGAAGCAGGTTTTGACGGTTATAGGTGGGGATACAAACGCTAACTTTAGGCATGGACGGGGGTAAGAGTCAGGATTTCGCCACAACAGGGCGATCGTCTCTAGTATAGTCTTCCTCTCTAGAGGCTCAGACTCTGGTAGTTTCCTGGGCCACGAGAAACCCGCTTCAAAGCAAATGGCTTCGTTGCGGGTCACAGTAGCGTTAAGGTCGCTAAGATGTCAGACGCTGACCGACTAATTCAGCCAGCGTCACACCTAAAAAACTTATTTAGTACAGTGCTTCTTCCTGGTGGGTTTCGATGGTGCAGTCAGAGGTGGGATAAGCCACGCAAGTCAGCACATAACCCGCTTCGATTTGGTCATCATCGAGGAAGGACTGATCAGACTGATCGATGCTTCCTTCGGTGATTTTGCCGGCGCAGGTGGAGCAAGCACCCGCACGGCAGGAGTACGGCAGATCCAACCCTTGCTCTTCGGCGACATCGAGGATGTACTCGTCATCGGGAACTTCGATCGTCGTGTTGAGACCTTGCTCTTCGTTAACGAGCGTGACCTTGTAAGTAGCCATGAAATGATCCTCTCTATATCTATAAGTTTTCCTAATTCAACAAATCGAGGCTTTGGGCCCCGACTGAGGTTGTTTAGGTATCTCCTATCTCTGATATTACGGGAAAAGCTAACGGATGCAACCCCTAAATCGGGAATCTTTGTAACGAAATTTATTATAATAATTCCTAATTCAATGTGGATTTGCTTATGGATCGCCATTGGGAGACAGGAAAACCTGGAGTGGCCAGCATCCCAGCCTGAGGAACTGAAGGCTGGCACAGAACTGGGTTAGAGTTAAATTGATGGAGCTTACTGGGGTTAGAGTCAGAGAAATGGTGCTTCAACAGCCGATTCGGGTCGGTTTGGTGGGAACGGGGTTTGTGGCCCGTTGGCGATCGCAGGCCCTGCTCGACGACGACCGGGCTGAGTTAGTAGCGGTGGCGGGCCGAGATCGTCAACGCAGTTATGAGTTTACCCAGGACTGGGGAGGTGCGCCCTGTGCGGATTGGCAAGAGCTGCTGGAGCGGCCAGACCTGGATCTGATTTTTATCTCCAGTCTCAATCATCACCGAGGAGCGATCGCGCAAGGGGCCCTAGAGCGAGGTAAACATGTGGTCGCTGAATATCCCCTGGCCCTCATTCCCGCCCAGGCTCAAGCTCTACTAACCCTCGCCCAGCAGCAACAGAGATTATTACACATCGCCCATATTGAACTCCTTGGAGGCTTACACCAGGCTTTTGTGGACTATTTACCCCATCTCGGAGGGATTAGTGATGTGCGCTATTGCACCATTAACCCCAAAGATCCGGCCCCTCGCCGTTGGACTTACTCCCCAGAGCAGTTTGGCTTCCCTTTAATCGGGGCCTTATCCAGACTCCACCGCCTCATTTCCGTGTTGGGTCAAGTGGAGTCAGTAACGGCTCAGGCTCGTTTTTGGCCGCAAACCCCCACGCCATATTACCGGGCCTGCTTATGTAAAGCTCAGTTGCGGTTTTGTTCTGGGGTCTTTGCCGATGTCCTGTACGGCAAGGGCGATCGCTTCCTAACCCAAGAACATCTCCTGGAAGCGCGGGGGGTGGGGGGTGTGCTGCGTTTAACCCCGGAGGAGGGACACCTTAAGCAAGGCAATCATCAGGAGAGCATTAGCATCGGCCCCCGTCGAGGTCTATTTGCGCAAGATACGCAGCGGGTTGTTGATTATCTTTGTCAGGGACGGCCCCTGTATCTGGACCCACGCTCTAGTCTATATAGTCTCACGGTCGCTGAGGCGGTTCGCCTCGCGGTGAAACGAGATGCGCCGGTTTATTTAGGGGATGGGGACTGTCTCCAATAAACGGGCAATAACGGCCTCCCCTTTACGACCTCCGGCGGGAATCATCCGGTGGGTGAGGACATAGGGGGCGATGAACTTGACATCATCAGGACTGCTATAGGCGCGTCCTTCTAGGAAACTATAGGCTTGGCAGGCCCGTTGGAGGGCTACCGCACCTCGGGGGCTGACCCCAAGGGTCACATCGTTATCGGCCCGGGTGCTGCGGACTAAATCGACCATGTACTGTTGTAGAGCGGGTTCCACCGTAATTTGGGATACCTGTTGACTGAGTTGATGCAATTCCTCAAGGCTCAGGCACGGGTCTAACTCCTCAACGGAAATGCGGCTAGAGAGTCCTTGTAGCATTTGTAGTTCTTCCTCTGGTGTGGGGTAGCCCAGGGAGAGGGAGAGCATGAAGCGGTCCATTTGGGCTTCAGGAAGGGGGAAGGTTCCTTGATATTCAATGGGGTTTTGGGTGGCGATGGTGAAAAACGGCTGGGGGACAAATCGGGAGTTGCCATCCACGGTGACTTGTTTTTCTTCCATCACTTCCAACAGGGCCGATTGGGTGCGGGGGGTGGCGCGATTGATTTCATCAGCCAGTAGGACATTGGCGAAGACCGGCCCCGGCAGAAACTCGAAGCTGGCGCTTTGAGGGTTCCAGATGTTGGTTCCCGTAATGTCGGTGGGGAGCAGGTCGGGGGTACATTGAATACGCTGGAATTTGCCGCCAATGGATTTGGCGAGGGATTTGGCCAGTAGGGTTTTACCGACACCGGGGACATCTTCGAGTAAGGCATGGCCTCCAGCGAGGAGGGCAACCAGAACCAGGCGGACGGCCGAGTCTTTTCCCACAAGGGTTTTACTGAGATTCTCACGCAGTCGCTGGAGGGGAGCTAGATGATCCATGGTGGCGTTAGCAAGGGTTAGAAGGGGTTAGGGCCGGGATTGCAGGTGCGATCGCGCTGTCTGACAATCCTGGTGAATTTGGGCTTTGAGGGCATCCAGACTAGAAAACTGGCGTTCAGGACGCAGATAGGTCATCAGATGGACGGTGAGGGAGTGATGATAGAGGTCTCCCTGCCAATCTAAAAGATGGACTTCCACCGTGGGGCGATCGCCGGCGACGGTGGGACGGCAGCCCAAGTTCATCACGGCCGGCCATTTACATCCATCCTCTAATTGGGCCCAAACACTGTAAACCCCCCAGCGAGGAAGAAACTTGTCGGCGGGTAGGGCCAAGTTGGCGGTCGGGAAGCCTAGGGTGCGGCCGAGTTGTTGCCCGAGTTCTACGGTTCCTTGCAGTTGATAGGGACGACCGAGGAGACAGTTGGCCTGCGTAACGTCCCCTGAGGCTAGGGCCTGGCGGATGGTGGAACTACTGATGCGATGACCCTCTAGGTATTGTAGACCGGCGATACAGGCTTCCATGTGGTAGGCCTGGCCAATCTGCCGCAGGCTGGCGCTATTGCCGGAGCGGTTGCGACCGAAGTGAAAGTTTTCCCCCACACTGACTCGTTGGGTTTGCAGATGCCGTTGCAGAACTTCAGCTACGAAGGCTTCCGGGGTCAGACGTGCCAGTTCTGCGGTGAAGGGGAGGAGAACCAGCTGTTCAACGCCGAGCGATCGCAACTGCTCGACCTTTTCGGGAACTGGGGTGAGGAGCGATCGCGCCCGTCCGGTAAAAAATTCTTGGGGATGAGGGTTGAAGGAAACCACCGTGGCATATGTGCGATCGCCACTCAAGCGGGGACTCGGTTCACATTCAAGACCCTCTGCACGCACCTGGGATAGAGACAAATCCCGTTGAGGTGCATCATGGAGGATTTCAGCAATCACCCCCTGATGCCCGAGATGCACACCATCAAAGTTCCCTAAGGCCACCCTGGCAGGACTCAGGGCTGTTGTCAAAGAGGAAGTCACCCACACAGGCTTTGCACGGTAAAAAAGAACAACGGGACATCAGCACCCAAGAGAGTCCTTGTCCCGGTTGAGTCAAACTTTAGCATGAGCTGGCATAATCGCTCTGGGAGAGGGGGCAATCTCCACACTCATCCCCTCTCGGGCCAGAAGACTGTTACTAAAGGCGGCTTTGACGTCTTCCCCCATGCGATCGAGAAACTCATCATTATGAAGGGGATCATGATGGAAAATCACCAGGCGTTTCACCTTGGCGGCCTTAGCCATCTTGACGGCCTCCTGCCAGGTTGAATGGCCCCAACCCTTCTTGCCCGTTTTCGGATGATGATACTCGTCATCTGTGTAAGTGGCATCATAGATCACCACATCCGCATCCTGAGCTAACTTAAGGATATTGGGGTCAAGGCGATCGCCATAATGTTCCGTATCCGTAATATAGGCTGCCGCGTAGTCCTGCCAGTTCACCCGATAGCCAACGGCTTCTCCTGGATGATTCAGATGGGCCGTTTCCACCCGCACCTCGCCAATTTTTAGGGTTTCCCCCACCTCAATATCATTGAAATCCAGTTGCGCTCCCATAATCTGCAACGGCACCGGGAAGTTAGGGTGGAGCATCTGGTCATTGAGCCGTTGTTCAATCGTGGCTCCATTGGGAGCGACAGCGCCATAAATATGAAACTTATTGCCCCGAATAAAGGCGGGGATAAAAAAGGGAAACCCTTGAATATGGTCCCAATGGGTATGGGTAAAAAATAAACTGGCTTCGACAGGCATTTGTGACAGGAGATTCTGTCCGAGAACCCGCAATCCTGTCCCGCCATCGAAAATAAGGCGTTCACGGCCAACGCGCATCTCGACACAAGGCGTATTGCCGCCATATCGGACTGTTTCGGGCCCGGGACAGGCAATGCTACCTCTAACGCCCCAGAAATGAACCGTGAATTTATCGTTCATACTAGACATGGGTTATTTTCGCTGTGATTCGGCGAGAGCGCGTCAACGGGTTAAGTCAAAGTAAGGGTTAACATGGGCAAGCTACTGTGAGTTAGATCACAATCACGAATCACCGGGCTTATTGACCGATGAGGCTTCGCTTCCCGGGTGGATGCCTAGGTTGAGACGATCTGGCCAGCTAAATCCAACGTAAGGGCACGTCGGGTCTCTAACAGACTGCCTTTTCACTAGCCTACCCTCAATTGTTCCCGTTGTGGCAAAGGGATTGCCCAGGTCATGAGTTCGGCCGTGCTGGCGTGCTAGTCCCCAGGTCCGTCTGAGCGCTGCTTTTTAGAGCCGAGACGGAACCGTATCCAGACGATTTTAGCTTTGTCTAGCTTAGCAGGAGACCTTTAAAACTGTCTGCCCAACATCAGGAGGACCTGACCCTGAGACCCCTGGAGATCGGAACGCAAGTCGAGTCAGGACGAGGACGGCTGGGGGCCTGCGGTTTAGAGACTTAAAGCTCTTCTTCAGCCGCCCCCACCTGTTTCAGGTGAATATGTTTACGGCCCAAGGAAATTTCAAACTCATCACCTGGGGTCAGTCCCATTTGTTTGGTATAGGCTGCCCCAATCAGCAAGTTACCATTGGATTGAACGCTAATGCGATAGCTGGCGCTGCGCCCGCCCCGTCCGTTGGACGGTTGCTTGCTATCGAGTTCAATCCCCTCGGCATCAATCAGTGCATTGAGGAATTTCATCATGTTGACTCGTTCTACACCGTTTTTGGTGACGGTGTAATAGCCACATTCTCGGGCTTTTTCCTCTTTGGGGAGACTTCCCAAGGCCCGCACTTTCTCAAGCAGTTCATTTCCGGTCAAGGCATTCGGATTGGTGGTACTCATTAATCTTCTCTCAAAAACGATAGACAACCGTTATTCACTATTGTATCTTAACGGAAGTTTATTTCGAGTAAGAGTTTAGCATTGATATCAATTTATTGAACAATCATCACCGTTTCAGTCCAACGGACTAGCTGGAATCCTTGAGACTTCCACCGTCGGTCAAGCCACTGAATCTTAGGGACGAACATGAAACTAACCACCCAAGGCCACTACAGCGTCAAAGCACTGTTGGATCTCCGTTCTAACGCTGGCGATCGCCCTGTTTCTGTGCGTGAGATTGCCCAACGGCAACAGCTCCCGGCCCCCTATTTAGAAAAGTTATTGATTCGCTTGCGACAAGCGGGGATCGTGGCATCTGTACGGGGGGCCCAGGGAGGGTATCAACTGGGGCGATCGCCCGATAAGATTTATCTTGGGGAAATTTTATCGGCTGTGGGTGAAACCCTAAAACCCTTACCCCGTCATGATCCAGATGCTACACTAGCGGAAGATTGGGTCACCTTCGTTCTCTGGAACCAACTCCACCAAAAACTCAAACAAGCCCTTGATCGCATTTCTTTGGAAGATTTATACCATGATGCCCGAAGTTGGCAAGCGGCTCAGGGAGAACAAACCAGTTTTGTGGTTTAGCCAAAGACAGTATTCTAACCCAACTCCCATCGGCTTGATTCGAGGATCCCTGGGGTTCTCCGCTCATCTCCCCCCACCCCACCCAAGGGTGGGCCGCCGGAGGTTGTTAATCCTATCGGATCGCTCCACACTCCCTTGCCCCCCATTGGCATCTTCTCATGATGAAAGTTGTAGAAATTCTCTCGGCCGAAGAAATTCGCCGAACCCTGACTCGTCTAGCCTCACAAATTTTAGAAAAGTCCGGTCATCCTGATCGCCTCGTCTTATTGGGGATTCATTCCCGAGGAGTCCCCCTGGCCCACTTGCTGGCTGAACAAATTGAGGTCTTAGAAAATGTGTCAGTTCCTGTCGGCTCCCTAGACATCACCTTTTATCGAGATGACCTCGATCGGATTGGGGTTCGCACCCCGGAGCGCACCGAGATCCCCTTTGATCTCAATGACAAGATTGCCCTGCTGGTTGATGATGTTATCTATACTGGGCGAACCATTCGCGCTGCGCTCAATGCGATTCAAGACTATGGTCGTCCCGAAGCCATTTGGCTAGCGGTTTTAGTCGATCGCGGTCATCGCCAACTGCCCATCCACCCTGATTTTACGGGAAAAACCCTGCCCACCTCCAAAGATGAACAAGTGAAATTTTGGCTCGAAGATTGGGATGGACGGGATGCGGTCGAACTGCTCAAACCCATCGATAATGGGGATTTAGCATGAAACGGTTACTCCTGCACAATGCTTACGGTTGGCCCCCAGCCATCTTCGGATGGGTGGCGGATAGTTTAAGTAAAGCTTGGATCACGGACAACTTCTATCTCCATGAAAGTCGCCCCATCATCACCGATGTCTTCTATTTCACCTATGTCCGCAACCCAGGTGCCGCCTTTGGCTTGTTTGAGGGTCCCTGGCTCAAATGGTTGTCCCTAGCTGCGAGTTTAGGGCTCATCGCCCTGCTGCTGTGGGGCCCCCGCCTCAGCCGTGGCGAGCAAGTTGGCCTAGGCTTTATCCTCAGTGGCGCGATCGGAAACGGCATTGATCGCTTCTTCCTCGGAGAAGTCGTCGATTTCCTACATCTACCCATCATCCCCTTTATCAACTTCCCCATTTTCAACATTGCCGATGTGAACATCAACCTGGGCATCATCTGTTTATTGATTGTCGCCTGGCAAGAAGCCGACCATAGCCCCTAATTCCCTCAGGATGGTTCACAATCCAGGCTGACTTGAGAGACTCGGCGCTGGGCCACATAGCCAAAGCCCCGAATCGTCAAAATCAATTCGGGGTTTCTCGGATCGTCTTCAATCTTAGAGCGCACACGAGCCACATAGACATCAATCACCCGCAAATCCCCTTGACGGGTTGGGGCATAGCCCCAGAGTTTCTCCAAAATCTCCGCCCGAGACACCGGTTCTCCAGCTTGTTCAAAGAGTAGTTCTAGAAGTTTAAACTCAGTATAGGTCAGGGCAATGCGACGATTTCCCCGATAGACCTGTTGGCGGTTGCTGTCGATGCGAATTTCCCCAACCTCTAGGGTTCCCGGGGCGACAAGGCGCCCCGACGCCGGATCTCGGAAGCGCCGGAGGATGCTTTCAATCCGGGCTTCGAGTTCTCGGGGGCTAAAGGGTTTGACTAAATAGTCATCTGCACCGGCTTCGAGGCCGGCAATGCGGTCTTTAATGTCCCCG harbors:
- a CDS encoding Gfo/Idh/MocA family protein yields the protein MVLQQPIRVGLVGTGFVARWRSQALLDDDRAELVAVAGRDRQRSYEFTQDWGGAPCADWQELLERPDLDLIFISSLNHHRGAIAQGALERGKHVVAEYPLALIPAQAQALLTLAQQQQRLLHIAHIELLGGLHQAFVDYLPHLGGISDVRYCTINPKDPAPRRWTYSPEQFGFPLIGALSRLHRLISVLGQVESVTAQARFWPQTPTPYYRACLCKAQLRFCSGVFADVLYGKGDRFLTQEHLLEARGVGGVLRLTPEEGHLKQGNHQESISIGPRRGLFAQDTQRVVDYLCQGRPLYLDPRSSLYSLTVAEAVRLAVKRDAPVYLGDGDCLQ
- a CDS encoding AAA family ATPase; this encodes MDHLAPLQRLRENLSKTLVGKDSAVRLVLVALLAGGHALLEDVPGVGKTLLAKSLAKSIGGKFQRIQCTPDLLPTDITGTNIWNPQSASFEFLPGPVFANVLLADEINRATPRTQSALLEVMEEKQVTVDGNSRFVPQPFFTIATQNPIEYQGTFPLPEAQMDRFMLSLSLGYPTPEEELQMLQGLSSRISVEELDPCLSLEELHQLSQQVSQITVEPALQQYMVDLVRSTRADNDVTLGVSPRGAVALQRACQAYSFLEGRAYSSPDDVKFIAPYVLTHRMIPAGGRKGEAVIARLLETVPIP
- a CDS encoding bifunctional riboflavin kinase/FAD synthetase, with product MWVTSSLTTALSPARVALGNFDGVHLGHQGVIAEILHDAPQRDLSLSQVRAEGLECEPSPRLSGDRTYATVVSFNPHPQEFFTGRARSLLTPVPEKVEQLRSLGVEQLVLLPFTAELARLTPEAFVAEVLQRHLQTQRVSVGENFHFGRNRSGNSASLRQIGQAYHMEACIAGLQYLEGHRISSSTIRQALASGDVTQANCLLGRPYQLQGTVELGQQLGRTLGFPTANLALPADKFLPRWGVYSVWAQLEDGCKWPAVMNLGCRPTVAGDRPTVEVHLLDWQGDLYHHSLTVHLMTYLRPERQFSSLDALKAQIHQDCQTARSHLQSRP
- a CDS encoding MBL fold metallo-hydrolase yields the protein MSSMNDKFTVHFWGVRGSIACPGPETVRYGGNTPCVEMRVGRERLIFDGGTGLRVLGQNLLSQMPVEASLFFTHTHWDHIQGFPFFIPAFIRGNKFHIYGAVAPNGATIEQRLNDQMLHPNFPVPLQIMGAQLDFNDIEVGETLKIGEVRVETAHLNHPGEAVGYRVNWQDYAAAYITDTEHYGDRLDPNILKLAQDADVVIYDATYTDDEYHHPKTGKKGWGHSTWQEAVKMAKAAKVKRLVIFHHDPLHNDEFLDRMGEDVKAAFSNSLLAREGMSVEIAPSPRAIMPAHAKV
- a CDS encoding AbrB family transcriptional regulator, with translation MSTTNPNALTGNELLEKVRALGSLPKEEKARECGYYTVTKNGVERVNMMKFLNALIDAEGIELDSKQPSNGRGGRSASYRISVQSNGNLLIGAAYTKQMGLTPGDEFEISLGRKHIHLKQVGAAEEEL
- a CDS encoding RrF2 family transcriptional regulator; the protein is MKLTTQGHYSVKALLDLRSNAGDRPVSVREIAQRQQLPAPYLEKLLIRLRQAGIVASVRGAQGGYQLGRSPDKIYLGEILSAVGETLKPLPRHDPDATLAEDWVTFVLWNQLHQKLKQALDRISLEDLYHDARSWQAAQGEQTSFVV
- the pyrR gene encoding bifunctional pyr operon transcriptional regulator/uracil phosphoribosyltransferase PyrR, with product MMKVVEILSAEEIRRTLTRLASQILEKSGHPDRLVLLGIHSRGVPLAHLLAEQIEVLENVSVPVGSLDITFYRDDLDRIGVRTPERTEIPFDLNDKIALLVDDVIYTGRTIRAALNAIQDYGRPEAIWLAVLVDRGHRQLPIHPDFTGKTLPTSKDEQVKFWLEDWDGRDAVELLKPIDNGDLA